The proteins below are encoded in one region of Homo sapiens chromosome 8, GRCh38.p14 Primary Assembly:
- the RPS20 gene encoding small ribosomal subunit protein uS10 isoform 2 (isoform 2 is encoded by transcript variant 2): MAFKDTGKTPVEPEVAIHRIRITLTSRNVKSLEKVCADLIRGAKEKNLKVKGPVRMPTKTLRITTRKTPCGEGSKTWDRFQMRIHKRLIDLHSPSEIVKQITSISIEPGVEVEVTIADA, translated from the exons GCTTTTAAGGATACCGGAAAAACACCCGTGGAGCCGGAGGTGGCAATTCACCGAATTCGAATCACCCTAACAAGCCGCAACGTAAAATCCTTGGAAAAGG TGTGTGCTGACTTGATAAGAGGCGCAAAAGAAAAGAATCTCAAAGTGAAAGGACCAGTTCGAATGCCTACCAAG ACTTTGAGAATCACTACAAGAAAAACTCCTTGTGGTGAAGGTTCTAAGACGTGGGATCGTTTCCAGATGAGAATTCACAAGCGACTCATTGACTTGCACAGTCCTTCTGAGATTGTTAAGCAGATTACTTCCATCAGTATTGAGCCAGGAGTTGAGGTGGAAGTCACCATTGCAGATGCTTAA